A region from the Nonlabens sp. YIK11 genome encodes:
- a CDS encoding sodium:solute symporter → MGIADWFSGNLGELSMVDWFILASTLAFIVLYGVYKTRGKQTSEQYIKGGDARWWTVGLSVMATQASAITFLSTPGQAYTDGMEFVQFYFGLPIAVIIICVTFIPIYHKLKVYTAYEFLEKRFDVKTRSLASILFLIQRGLAAGITIYAPAIILSAVLNWELKYLNIVIGILVIIYTVSGGTKAVNVTQKQQMIVIMAGMVTAFVLIVTQLPDSVSFDNALTMAGNADKMKILDFDFSLDDRYNVWTALFGASFLMLSYFGTDQSQVQRYLSGKSVKQMRIGLLFNGLLKVPMQFFILMVGVMVFVFYQFNSTPLNFNPAAEKAVLESEYASDYIELQQAHTSILQEKQEKQIVYGKLLENGTSAESNLLSNELKDLRNTEELNREKARELITKADPSAETNDKDFVFINFILNHLPKGLIGLLLAVIISAAMSSTASELNALSSTTTIDIYKRFKGAGKDDDHFVTASKWFTLLWGIIAITFASIVSLFDNLIQLVNIIGSLFYGTILGIFLVAFYFKQIKGRAIFIAALISEAVVVACYLVDLADNGIEILPFLWLNPLGALLTIALALIIQTGWSDSSLKPKPILEDK, encoded by the coding sequence ATGGGAATAGCTGATTGGTTTTCAGGAAATCTGGGTGAACTGTCTATGGTGGACTGGTTCATACTTGCCTCTACCCTAGCATTTATCGTGCTTTATGGTGTTTATAAAACGCGTGGTAAACAGACCAGCGAGCAGTATATCAAAGGCGGCGACGCGCGCTGGTGGACGGTAGGCTTATCTGTGATGGCAACACAAGCCAGCGCCATTACTTTTTTAAGTACTCCAGGACAAGCCTATACTGATGGGATGGAGTTTGTCCAGTTTTACTTTGGACTGCCCATTGCCGTCATCATTATTTGCGTCACTTTCATTCCCATTTATCACAAGCTTAAGGTGTACACGGCTTATGAGTTTTTGGAAAAGCGGTTTGATGTCAAGACCAGGTCACTGGCTTCCATCCTATTTTTAATCCAGCGTGGACTTGCAGCAGGAATCACCATCTATGCGCCAGCTATCATCTTAAGTGCGGTATTGAACTGGGAACTGAAATACCTCAACATTGTGATAGGGATTTTGGTAATCATATACACGGTTTCTGGTGGTACCAAAGCCGTCAACGTTACCCAAAAACAACAAATGATTGTCATCATGGCTGGAATGGTCACGGCATTTGTGCTGATTGTAACTCAACTTCCAGACAGCGTTTCTTTTGACAATGCTTTGACGATGGCTGGCAATGCGGACAAAATGAAAATACTCGATTTTGATTTCTCTTTGGACGATCGGTATAATGTGTGGACGGCATTATTCGGTGCGAGTTTTTTGATGCTTAGTTATTTTGGAACTGATCAGTCACAAGTGCAGCGGTATTTATCTGGCAAGTCGGTGAAGCAAATGCGCATAGGTTTGCTATTTAATGGTTTGCTTAAAGTCCCAATGCAATTCTTTATCCTGATGGTAGGTGTGATGGTTTTTGTGTTTTACCAATTCAATTCTACACCACTTAACTTCAATCCAGCCGCCGAAAAAGCCGTTCTAGAAAGTGAATATGCCAGCGATTACATAGAATTGCAACAGGCGCACACCAGTATTCTTCAAGAAAAGCAAGAGAAACAGATCGTTTATGGAAAACTCTTGGAAAATGGCACATCTGCAGAGTCCAATCTTTTAAGCAACGAATTAAAAGACCTTAGAAACACCGAAGAACTCAACAGGGAAAAAGCCCGCGAACTTATTACCAAAGCAGACCCTAGCGCAGAAACCAACGATAAGGATTTTGTCTTCATCAATTTTATTCTCAATCATTTGCCCAAAGGGCTTATCGGTCTCTTGTTAGCAGTCATCATCAGTGCGGCGATGTCTTCTACAGCATCAGAATTGAACGCATTATCATCCACCACAACCATTGATATCTACAAGCGTTTTAAAGGCGCCGGCAAGGATGACGATCACTTTGTAACGGCAAGTAAGTGGTTCACCTTGTTATGGGGAATTATCGCGATCACCTTTGCCAGCATAGTATCGCTGTTTGATAATTTGATCCAATTGGTAAACATCATTGGATCCCTATTTTATGGAACCATTCTTGGAATATTCCTGGTAGCCTTTTACTTCAAGCAAATCAAGGGAAGAGCGATTTTCATCGCTGCACTAATTTCTGAAGCTGTGGTTGTAGCTTGCTACCTTGTTGACCTAGCAGATAACGGCATAGAGATCCTACCATTCTTATGGTTGAATCCTTTAGGAGCCTTGCTTACCATAGCACTAGCACTGATCATCCAAACCGGCTGGAGTGATAGTTCCCTTAAACCAAAACCGATTCTAGAAGACAAGTAG
- a CDS encoding sulfite exporter TauE/SafE family protein, whose product MTLEIILLLLLLGLIAGFLSGSVGVGGGVVMVPLAIWFLGYDQYQAQGMSLAVLAVPVTFIAAYTYHSSGHYLDWRYALIIAVAFVVGGYFGSKIAINLNQQVLKKIFGFVLLLVAIKMIFFSSAKA is encoded by the coding sequence ATGACGTTAGAGATAATATTACTGCTATTGCTTTTAGGCTTGATAGCTGGGTTTTTAAGCGGTAGTGTAGGAGTAGGCGGTGGCGTTGTAATGGTACCACTGGCGATCTGGTTTTTAGGATATGACCAGTACCAGGCTCAAGGTATGAGTCTAGCGGTACTCGCTGTTCCAGTTACCTTTATTGCTGCTTATACTTATCACAGTAGCGGTCATTATCTGGACTGGCGTTACGCCTTGATCATAGCCGTTGCCTTTGTTGTAGGCGGTTATTTTGGATCAAAAATTGCAATTAATCTCAATCAGCAGGTGCTTAAAAAGATCTTCGGATTTGTACTTCTGTTAGTAGCCATTAAAATGATTTTCTTTTCAAGCGCCAAAGCTTGA
- a CDS encoding PIG-L family deacetylase yields the protein MKKHVLNLLLAFLFVAGTVAQENRLGDAPVSSSEIYHHIEKLGFLGSALFIAAHPDDENTRLIAWLDNEKMARTAYLSLTRGDGGQNLIGPELREQLGMIRTQELLEARNVDGGEQFFTRANDFGYSKDPEETLDIWNKNEVLSDVVRVIRKFQPDIIINRFDHRTAGTTHGHHTSSAILSVEAFNMVSDKNAFPAQLKYVDTWKPERLFFNTSWWFYGSEDAFAKADKTNLLQIDNGDYFSSTGYSVGEIAALSRSRHQSQGFGSSGSRGSSTEYLEFLEGSFPTDKTDPFSGINTTWTRVDGGKKVQSQWETVLSNYDFKNPASSLEDLLALRKEISSLSAGYWKNVKLGEVDKIIKELIGLYAKAYVTQPYATSGETIKLNLELANRAIDKLNYQINNNAAISFEKAAGSISNNTSITVEGTLNIPSDQAPTSPYYLEKEGSLGMYVVDDPNMIGIPEATAAFQVPVILTFGDQKIEMSLPVIYKTTDRVRGEIYEPFHIVPEIAISVENPVYIFSNDERKNVTVTVKAYKDVSNIALFADIPAGWIQPMVKQKPFSLSKGESMSYSFMITSPNDSAEGEMIIYATSGNKKYDQEVINIDYNHIPDQQLVRPATAKLVNPGLSNLAQTVAYINGAGDDVATAIEAIGSKVFKFEPGEVPSDLSKYDAVVVGIRAFNVEPEAMANLQNRLDTFVKNGGTLVMQYNTDRGIPSDALGPLEISLSRKRVTDENAAVTFLHPENKVLNTPNKITQQDFEGWVQERGLYFPENWDPAFEPILGMNDKGESQTKGSLLVAPYGDGHVVYTGLSLFRELPAGVAGAYKLLANMISLSKNRPNLETKQDQKF from the coding sequence ATGAAAAAACACGTTCTTAATCTATTACTTGCGTTTTTATTTGTGGCAGGCACAGTGGCACAAGAAAACAGACTGGGCGATGCGCCAGTAAGCAGTTCAGAAATCTACCACCATATTGAAAAGTTAGGATTTTTAGGATCTGCCTTATTTATTGCGGCACATCCGGATGATGAAAATACCCGTTTGATCGCCTGGCTGGACAATGAAAAAATGGCGCGCACGGCCTATTTATCATTAACCCGAGGCGATGGTGGTCAAAATTTAATAGGTCCAGAGTTGAGGGAACAATTGGGAATGATCAGGACGCAAGAACTGCTGGAAGCCAGAAACGTCGATGGCGGCGAGCAATTTTTCACACGCGCAAATGACTTTGGGTATTCTAAGGATCCTGAAGAAACACTGGATATCTGGAATAAGAATGAGGTTCTGTCAGACGTGGTTCGGGTGATACGTAAATTTCAACCAGACATCATTATCAATAGATTTGATCATAGAACTGCTGGCACCACGCATGGCCATCATACCAGCAGCGCCATTCTAAGTGTCGAAGCTTTCAATATGGTGAGCGATAAAAATGCCTTTCCTGCACAATTAAAATACGTCGACACCTGGAAACCAGAGCGTTTGTTCTTCAACACCAGCTGGTGGTTTTATGGTAGTGAGGACGCTTTCGCGAAAGCGGACAAAACAAATCTTCTACAAATAGATAACGGCGATTATTTCAGTTCGACCGGCTACTCTGTAGGCGAGATCGCCGCATTGAGCCGAAGCCGCCATCAATCTCAAGGGTTTGGATCATCGGGATCAAGAGGCTCTTCCACCGAATATCTGGAGTTTCTGGAAGGATCTTTTCCTACCGACAAAACCGATCCGTTTTCTGGTATCAACACCACCTGGACCAGAGTAGATGGCGGTAAAAAAGTACAGTCGCAATGGGAAACCGTCCTGTCCAACTATGACTTCAAAAATCCAGCATCAAGTCTAGAGGATCTGCTCGCATTGCGCAAAGAAATTAGTTCGTTATCAGCCGGTTATTGGAAAAATGTCAAATTAGGCGAGGTTGACAAGATCATAAAAGAACTAATTGGTCTGTATGCCAAAGCTTACGTGACACAACCTTATGCCACGTCTGGCGAGACCATCAAATTGAATCTGGAACTTGCGAACCGAGCCATAGATAAATTGAATTACCAGATCAACAATAATGCAGCGATTTCTTTTGAAAAAGCCGCTGGTTCTATCTCTAACAATACTTCCATCACGGTAGAAGGAACTCTAAATATCCCTAGCGATCAAGCACCTACAAGTCCTTACTATTTAGAAAAAGAAGGAAGCTTAGGCATGTATGTGGTGGACGATCCCAACATGATAGGAATCCCTGAAGCAACGGCAGCTTTTCAGGTTCCAGTAATTTTGACGTTTGGCGATCAGAAAATTGAGATGTCTTTACCTGTCATATACAAAACCACAGACCGTGTACGTGGCGAGATTTATGAACCTTTCCATATAGTACCAGAAATTGCTATTTCTGTTGAGAATCCTGTGTACATTTTTAGCAACGACGAGAGAAAAAATGTAACGGTCACCGTGAAAGCCTATAAGGACGTTTCCAACATCGCACTCTTTGCCGATATTCCAGCAGGTTGGATCCAACCCATGGTGAAGCAAAAGCCATTTTCGCTATCCAAAGGTGAGTCCATGTCCTATTCGTTTATGATCACATCACCTAACGATTCTGCCGAAGGTGAAATGATCATTTATGCCACATCTGGCAATAAAAAATATGATCAAGAGGTCATCAACATTGATTACAACCACATTCCAGACCAGCAACTGGTGCGACCAGCGACCGCAAAACTGGTCAATCCTGGACTTTCCAATCTTGCGCAAACCGTTGCCTACATCAACGGAGCCGGCGATGATGTTGCCACGGCTATTGAAGCCATAGGCAGCAAGGTGTTTAAATTTGAGCCTGGCGAGGTCCCATCTGATTTGAGTAAATACGATGCCGTGGTCGTGGGAATCAGAGCCTTCAACGTGGAGCCAGAAGCCATGGCAAATCTTCAAAACAGACTGGATACCTTCGTTAAAAACGGCGGTACGCTGGTCATGCAGTATAACACAGATCGCGGTATTCCTAGTGATGCATTGGGACCGTTGGAGATATCGCTTTCGCGAAAGCGAGTTACCGACGAGAATGCAGCTGTAACCTTCCTACATCCAGAAAACAAAGTCCTGAACACACCTAATAAAATCACGCAACAAGATTTTGAAGGTTGGGTTCAAGAACGTGGACTATATTTCCCAGAAAACTGGGATCCAGCGTTTGAGCCCATCCTAGGCATGAATGATAAAGGCGAGTCCCAAACTAAAGGAAGTTTGCTGGTCGCACCTTATGGTGACGGCCATGTAGTCTACACCGGTTTAAGCCTTTTTAGAGAATTGCCTGCTGGCGTTGCTGGTGCTTACAAATTGCTGGCAAACATGATTAGTTTGAGTAAAAACAGACCTAACCTTGAAACAAAACAAGATCAAAAGTTCTAA
- a CDS encoding DUF2911 domain-containing protein — protein MKMNRILLLLLCCAMSVTLNAQIESPQPSPSAMVVQTVGLTDVTLEYSRPAMRDRAIFGSLVPYDQLWRTGANENTVVTFSDDVTVGGAKLAAGSYALYSKPGKDQWEIIFYANTDNWGTPQDWDENLVAASVMATPVKTANKQENFTIEINNLTMNGADLEIKWDQTMVSVPMVVPTDEKTLQSINRIMSGPSAGDYYSAATFYMESGKDMNQAYEWINKAVEKNPNAYWMWRSKSLMEAQMGNKDKAIASAKKSLELAAAAPNPDYVRLNKISLEEWGVKM, from the coding sequence ATGAAAATGAACCGAATTCTTTTACTTCTTCTTTGTTGCGCAATGAGTGTGACCTTGAATGCACAAATAGAATCACCACAGCCCAGCCCTAGTGCCATGGTTGTTCAAACCGTAGGTTTGACAGATGTGACCCTGGAATACTCTAGACCAGCCATGAGAGATCGCGCGATCTTTGGTAGTCTGGTACCTTACGATCAATTATGGAGAACAGGTGCTAATGAGAATACTGTAGTAACCTTCTCTGACGATGTCACCGTTGGTGGCGCTAAACTAGCGGCGGGAAGCTATGCATTATACAGCAAGCCGGGAAAAGACCAATGGGAAATTATTTTCTATGCCAATACAGACAATTGGGGTACGCCTCAAGATTGGGATGAGAACCTTGTGGCTGCTAGTGTTATGGCAACTCCAGTAAAAACAGCTAACAAGCAGGAAAACTTCACCATTGAAATCAACAACTTGACCATGAATGGTGCAGATCTTGAGATCAAATGGGATCAAACTATGGTAAGCGTTCCTATGGTCGTTCCAACTGATGAGAAGACCTTGCAAAGCATCAATCGTATCATGTCTGGCCCATCCGCTGGTGACTATTACAGTGCAGCAACCTTTTATATGGAAAGCGGTAAGGACATGAATCAGGCCTATGAGTGGATCAACAAGGCGGTTGAGAAAAACCCAAATGCCTACTGGATGTGGAGAAGCAAGTCCTTGATGGAGGCTCAAATGGGTAATAAGGACAAGGCTATCGCCAGTGCCAAGAAATCGTTGGAGCTTGCTGCTGCCGCACCTAATCCAGATTATGTAAGATTGAACAAGATCTCTCTGGAAGAATGGGGCGTGAAGATGTAA
- a CDS encoding OsmC family protein: MKFSRKAEAQWQGTGKEGKGHISTDSKVMVDVPYSFGTRFEGEQKGTNPEELLGAAHAGCYTMQLSFLLNEEGFTATKLHTNAKVHFEDGEITTVDLDLTGEVPEISADKFEEIANKAKEVCPVSKLFKAKVNLTSKLK, encoded by the coding sequence ATGAAATTTTCAAGAAAAGCAGAAGCACAGTGGCAAGGAACCGGTAAAGAAGGTAAAGGCCACATATCGACAGACAGTAAAGTAATGGTGGATGTGCCATACTCGTTTGGGACAAGATTTGAAGGCGAGCAAAAAGGTACCAACCCAGAAGAATTATTGGGAGCAGCACATGCAGGTTGTTATACCATGCAGTTAAGTTTTTTACTTAATGAAGAAGGTTTTACCGCGACCAAACTACACACTAACGCAAAAGTACATTTTGAAGATGGCGAAATCACGACTGTAGATCTCGATCTTACAGGTGAGGTTCCAGAAATAAGCGCTGATAAATTTGAAGAAATTGCCAACAAGGCAAAAGAAGTTTGTCCAGTATCCAAGCTATTCAAAGCAAAAGTAAACTTGACTTCAAAGTTGAAATAA
- a CDS encoding lytic transglycosylase domain-containing protein: protein MRKIVIGFTIAVLSIVTIGAIQMADNATDIEAKYKDPSTTLVPGYQIHSLPMPENLTFAGELVPLTDPDIQERFDNELLSNVYFQSNAIKLIKKSKKYFPIIEPILKENGIPDDFKYLAVAESALTNAVSPAGAKGFWQLMPATARELGMEVNDNVDERYDMEKSTIAATQYLKDSKKNFGTWTLAAAAYNAGNAGVNREQNRQEAEEYYDLLLNQETARYVFRILALKTILENPESYGFNVDPEHYYTNVPVKKIKVDYEIDDLVAFAKANNITYKVLKLHNPWLRETKLNNKSRKTYYISIPEEGYYK from the coding sequence ATGAGAAAAATTGTCATCGGTTTTACAATAGCTGTGCTATCTATTGTGACCATAGGCGCCATTCAAATGGCAGATAATGCGACAGATATAGAAGCAAAATATAAGGATCCGTCCACCACATTAGTGCCTGGATACCAGATCCACTCGTTGCCCATGCCAGAAAACTTGACCTTTGCTGGCGAGTTGGTACCACTTACAGATCCAGATATACAAGAGCGTTTTGACAACGAGTTGTTGTCCAATGTTTATTTCCAGTCCAACGCGATCAAGCTGATCAAGAAATCAAAGAAGTATTTCCCCATTATCGAACCTATCTTGAAAGAGAATGGGATTCCAGACGATTTTAAATATCTGGCCGTTGCAGAAAGTGCCTTGACCAATGCTGTCTCGCCTGCTGGAGCAAAAGGTTTCTGGCAATTGATGCCAGCCACTGCTCGTGAACTGGGCATGGAAGTCAATGACAATGTTGATGAGCGCTATGACATGGAAAAGTCGACCATTGCGGCGACACAGTATTTGAAGGACAGTAAGAAAAACTTTGGTACCTGGACATTAGCGGCAGCTGCGTATAATGCTGGTAATGCAGGTGTGAATAGAGAGCAAAACCGTCAGGAAGCCGAAGAGTATTATGACTTGCTTCTCAATCAAGAGACCGCTAGATACGTTTTCCGTATACTGGCGCTTAAAACCATTCTTGAAAATCCAGAGAGCTACGGTTTCAATGTCGATCCAGAGCATTATTATACGAACGTGCCCGTCAAGAAGATTAAAGTTGATTATGAGATTGATGATTTAGTCGCTTTCGCGAAAGCGAATAACATCACCTACAAAGTGCTCAAATTGCACAATCCATGGTTGCGTGAGACCAAGCTCAACAACAAGTCCAGAAAAACATACTACATTTCTATTCCTGAAGAAGGTTATTACAAGTAG
- the cls gene encoding cardiolipin synthase encodes MGWFLTNWFLTALIINYIVALSAAFFLIRNNQNPRKTLSSLLFLIAFPFVGLAIYYFFGLEYRKSKIFKRKDLNSHHLVEKWNDRLFMHDSKLEEYEASFLEDRVKMVRLLRHNQKSPLTLRNDLQVLYNGENTFEAIFKAIKEAKDHIHLEYFIFNDDNIGNQFIDHLVDAAQRGIEVKLIYDSVGSDLSRAAKKRMTEAGIVHHAFMPVIFSRFTRKANYRNHRKICIVDGHIGFLGGVNVSDEYVNTPDRDPLDYWRDTHLRIEGHAVKSMQAQWLLNWFFVCDGEYHEADDEIKETYFPEIDEKENKAVQIAASGPDTDWANIMEAIFAGINSAEESIRITTPYFIPNEAILIALKSAARSGINVEIMLPRIGDSWAARYASRSYFEEIMESGIKIHWYCKGMLHAKTMVVDNKFLTIGTCNMDYRSFDINFEINALIFDAETAKSLDQKFDEDLKDCQTLDLEKWLERSKTYKFKESFCRLWAPLL; translated from the coding sequence ATGGGTTGGTTCCTTACAAACTGGTTTTTAACCGCGCTCATCATCAATTACATCGTCGCACTAAGTGCGGCATTTTTCTTGATACGCAATAATCAGAACCCACGTAAGACCTTATCTTCATTACTTTTCCTCATCGCCTTTCCTTTTGTGGGACTGGCCATTTACTATTTCTTTGGGCTCGAATACCGTAAATCAAAAATCTTTAAACGCAAGGATCTTAATTCCCACCATCTGGTAGAGAAATGGAATGACCGTTTGTTCATGCACGATTCTAAACTGGAAGAATACGAGGCCAGTTTTCTAGAAGACCGTGTCAAAATGGTGCGGTTGCTAAGGCACAATCAAAAATCACCGCTCACACTGCGCAACGACTTGCAGGTATTGTATAATGGAGAGAATACTTTTGAAGCGATTTTCAAGGCTATAAAAGAAGCAAAAGACCACATACATCTGGAATACTTCATTTTTAATGATGACAATATCGGTAATCAATTTATCGACCATCTGGTAGATGCGGCGCAACGTGGTATTGAGGTAAAACTGATTTACGATTCAGTTGGTAGTGATCTTTCCAGAGCTGCCAAAAAAAGAATGACCGAAGCTGGAATCGTTCACCATGCCTTCATGCCAGTCATCTTTTCGCGATTCACCAGAAAGGCTAATTACCGCAATCACCGTAAGATTTGTATCGTGGATGGACACATAGGATTCTTGGGTGGTGTGAATGTAAGTGACGAGTACGTCAACACACCAGATCGGGATCCTTTGGACTACTGGCGCGATACGCATCTGCGTATAGAAGGTCACGCGGTAAAAAGCATGCAAGCCCAATGGTTGCTGAATTGGTTTTTTGTTTGTGATGGAGAATATCACGAGGCAGATGATGAGATTAAGGAAACTTACTTTCCAGAAATTGATGAGAAGGAAAACAAAGCGGTACAAATTGCTGCCAGTGGTCCAGACACTGACTGGGCAAATATTATGGAAGCCATCTTTGCAGGAATCAATAGCGCCGAAGAATCCATACGCATCACGACACCCTATTTTATTCCCAACGAGGCCATTCTTATCGCCTTGAAAAGTGCCGCTAGATCTGGAATCAATGTAGAGATCATGCTGCCTAGAATAGGAGACAGTTGGGCAGCACGCTACGCTTCCAGATCCTACTTTGAAGAAATCATGGAAAGCGGTATCAAGATTCATTGGTATTGTAAAGGAATGCTGCATGCAAAAACCATGGTGGTAGACAACAAGTTTTTGACAATAGGTACCTGTAATATGGATTACCGTAGCTTTGATATTAATTTTGAGATCAATGCCCTTATTTTTGATGCAGAAACAGCAAAAAGTCTGGACCAGAAATTTGATGAAGATTTGAAAGACTGCCAGACGTTGGACCTAGAAAAGTGGTTGGAGCGTTCCAAAACCTATAAATTCAAAGAGTCTTTTTGTAGATTGTGGGCACCATTGTTATAA